The window TTCCGCCGATACCGCCCGGCATGTCCGTCTCCTCCTCTTAGTACCAGCGAAGCAGGTAGGTGGCGAAGACCACCCCCAGCACCGCCATCAGATTGATCTTCACGGTGAAGCCGACCGTGAAGGACAACGCGACAAGATTCACTGTGGCCGGGCCCACGGAAGTACCGACAGACAGAAGGAAGAACTCCTTCACCACGCCGTCCGGGAGAATGAGGCCAATGGCCTCTCCGACAATCGCCCCGATGAGGAGTCCCAGTATAATCCCGAACACGAGAATGCCGGGACTTCGATGGCGAACCGTCATGCTCCCTCCTTCCGGGCCGTCGCCCGATCCTTCCCGAGGATGACCGTCACATCCAGCAGGATGTCCGTGTTCCTCTGCTGGACGGAGGGCTCCACTCCCAGTGCGGATGCGACGCGCCGCGCGTACTCCGGCTGCCCGACACGATCCAGCACAAGTGTCCGCTCGTAATCGAAGCGTCGCGCGTTCCCGATGGCGACGACATCAAAGCCCACATCCCTCAGTTCTTCCGCAAGAATCAGCCCCGCGCCGGACTCCCCGCTGCCGTTGAGCACTTCCACGCGAATGGGCGAACCGTCAGTGCGAAGCGACTCCGCTCGCTCACCCTTCCCGGACGACAGAAGAAACACGAAACCGACTGCGGCTGCGACAACCCCTCCGATGAGCCCGGCGGCTTTCACTCCGCCCCCTCCTTCTTCTCCAGCTCCGCAATGACGCCCTCGCGGATGCGAGACCAGGTGGCCTCCAGCGCCTCCGGCAGCACCTTGGTTTCTGCCGTCACGGGCATGAAGTTGGTGTCGCCGGTCCACCGCGGCACCAGATGGAGGTGCAGGTGATCCGGGATTCCCGCCCCCGCGACGCGGCCCAGATTCATCCCCAGATTGAACCCGTGGGGCTGGTGGGTGGAATCCAGAACGCGCTGCATGAGCGCGGCCAGTTCCATGACTTCCGAAGCCTCCTTCGAACTGAACTCGCCGAACTCGGACACATGGCGTTTCGGGACGACCATCATGTGCCCGTTATTGTACGGGTAGAGATTCAGGACCACGAAGCAGGTATCCCCCCGATGCAGCACGAGATTTCCGGGGCCGTCTTCTTCCTCAAGGAGTGTGCAGAAGATGCAGCCGTCTGTGGGTTCGCCGATG of the Gemmatimonadota bacterium genome contains:
- a CDS encoding DUF4321 domain-containing protein, which translates into the protein MTVRHRSPGILVFGIILGLLIGAIVGEAIGLILPDGVVKEFFLLSVGTSVGPATVNLVALSFTVGFTVKINLMAVLGVVFATYLLRWY
- a CDS encoding LytR C-terminal domain-containing protein, whose protein sequence is MKAAGLIGGVVAAAVGFVFLLSSGKGERAESLRTDGSPIRVEVLNGSGESGAGLILAEELRDVGFDVVAIGNARRFDYERTLVLDRVGQPEYARRVASALGVEPSVQQRNTDILLDVTVILGKDRATARKEGA
- a CDS encoding HIT domain-containing protein, coding for MSGRDAEGTLLTRLWATWRMKYIRSIGEPTDGCIFCTLLEEEDGPGNLVLHRGDTCFVVLNLYPYNNGHMMVVPKRHVSEFGEFSSKEASEVMELAALMQRVLDSTHQPHGFNLGMNLGRVAGAGIPDHLHLHLVPRWTGDTNFMPVTAETKVLPEALEATWSRIREGVIAELEKKEGAE